Part of the Branchiostoma floridae strain S238N-H82 chromosome 11, Bfl_VNyyK, whole genome shotgun sequence genome, AATATCTATGTTTCTATAATTACCTTAGTACCTTagtatttgacaaatgtactactagtatttgttttAAGAATAAATAAAAACCCAATGAAGCTAGCTCAGCACTGTTTCAGTACAGTCACTAAGAAAGAGGGCTCCGACACATCATAGCATTCTAACTTTTCGTATACTAGTAGTGTTTGTAAGCTCTACTacagtgttttgttgtttgccTTTATAGAAAAATAGACTTAGAATGGCCTACTCTGTTGAAAGTGTCGCCTTCCCCATCGTTGTCCGTGTCCACATAGTTGAAGAGATCGTACGCCGCCTCCACATTTCCGGTCTCGTCAAACCGGACAGTGTTTCCGCCAAGTCCCGTGAAATACACGTCCTGCAGGTACCGGAAAAACTCCTCCTGGATAAAAAGAATAAAGCGCCAGTTGAAGTCCTCTCTCAGagattttggcgacgccttaggGGCGAGCCTTATaatatagtgtgcgtccgttagACAAGAATTCACAAAATTTCGTAGGCATGTGTGGAATTTGTCCCCGCATGCGTAGTAGTATCATCTGAGAATTCCCCAGGTAATTTTTTGATGACGTTTTAGTCTGTTTTTGGAAAATGGGTATAATACGATAACAAGATAGATGTAATGAACTAGGAATGTTATGTTATGTGTCTTCCATTTATTGCACTTGTAACGGAAACTCCCACTCTGTTATCAGTAGAATAATACAAAGACTTCTTGGCACCCAAGTTTAAAGAAAGTAAAAATACCCATACTTTATTACTTCACAGTTATAAAGGTACTCTTTCCATGGTTAGTTGTGTATGACACGAAAAGTCCATCCATTTCAAGTATTTATGACGATACTTTAGTATTGAAAGTATTTCTTGTCACGTCCAGAGAGTATTGCAAGCATAATCCACCGTTTTTACAAAAGTACACAAATGCATACATCAAACTAGtagtacatagaaaaaacttATTAGAGGACATGCCCACAATAGTGGACGGAACCTCAGTTCGCTTTAACAGAGCCTCGCCCAATACATAGTTTACTGGTATGTGATATTGTATAGTCCGCGGGCGAGGCTCTGCATAGTCGAATGATAAAAAGAACGCACCTGTGTCATCCTGCGCATCTCATCGCACAGCCCAGACGGGTTGGGCCCGCAGAGATCCGCCTGTGCCGCCCTCATCGCGTACGCGAAGGCGTAGACGGCGTCGATGGTCTTACTGGCCACGAACGTCTGGTTGAAGCCGCTCGACATGATCAGAGAGTCGCATTCTGGCAGGGCGGCAAACCTAGATGAATTCAGATTATCAGTAATGTAAAATATTCCATGCGTAAGAACTGTTCCTAAATCgagcatatatatatttacctcTTTTGTTTAACAGTAAAGGTACACTCAGGTCGTTTTGACCTGTTTTTCAGACAGCCCTGGCactaacatttaaaaaaaccAACAAGAACAGTGTTAATCATCGGACACTATACACTGCAACAATATAGGAGCATAAAAAGTTACCCATATCAACAAAACAGATAAGCATCAGAAAATTGCAATGGTGTCGATTAACGAGTACGTATACCGCCAATATGATGTTTAGATGACCTTAATCTTTGTTCCAGAGGGATATTATTCATTGACTGATCACCCAGCCCCAGATGCTGCAAACTACTTTTTGACATATTTATCTTATTTTCCATTGACGTTCATCCCATGtttctttctgttatttcaaagtCAGTTAGATTTCTGtcgtttatatatattttgtattattttacACCTGGACTCCAAGCAGAGTAGTGATGTATCACTAATGGACCTCTATCTGTATCACTAATCTCAATAAACAAACGAAATCAAACTGCTGCAGTCTGATGTGATTTTACGCTAGCTGAAGGACAGTAACTAAAgcttagggcacaacccgccgtacgcacaaatacgtgctgtctatgtgccaaaTTGTGGGCAATGTTTTGGGATCCGTTAGTGGTACGTACCGCTTCCgcacgaactcgtagggaatccgacggattttggagcacgcagacacgccgtagaacttaccGTGCAGTCAAAACTTTATGtgcaccttgcgcaaccgtgcgagtggcatgcgttgacgtactccctccctgctcttgccagtcgttccccacgttttcagaaattcgtggtggacgtggcctcccacaaaaacgtacggacaaatcgcgcgtacggcgggttgtgccctttgcTTAAGGTGGGAATCATAGTCCCGTAACCTAACCCCTACGGCAGCATACATACCTGACATATTTTCTGGCTGTGTAGTCGATGGACCTGTGGTTAATCCTACACTGAAGCAGTTCCATGTAGTACTCTGGGAACCAGGGGTTGATTCCTCTGTACAACAGACGAACGGAAAACAGACGGATTTAGACCAACATTGCTCGTACAATATGTGGCTTTCATCATTCAATACCAATAGCTGGTCACTTACTTCAAATTTGACAAGACAAGAAAATGCGCTCCCTTGAGCCTTGAGCATTGAGCTTCAGCCTTTTTTGTTGATGACCAGAAATTTAATATCCAAATGTTAAAAGACAAATGATCACATTCTATTTGCAGAACTCAACTCTAgccatatttcattttgtattggagtgtgagttatatagtcatatacgtaattcttttattaatgCCCTGAATTTTTATACACGAACATAACAGTTAGTAAAATATGAGCTATTTGTATTTatgaaatcatctgacaacattgtgctgcaaaaactctgtgaactcatatacacttgtttcaaaaagaggaaagagacatgtaaactgtagaatagcatatcattacatatttgactattttgtaaacgatagatgtacttataatgtagcatagccttagttgttctgtctctcccactgaCACTGTAAAGGTTCTTTACAGCaacgttttatgtaactactgcatttagcccatatgggcaagaacatgcaaataaaggtCATTGTCATTGCCATTGTCATTTTAGACAAAATTCCTTACCGGCGATTGACAGCGTGTTGAGTCTCCATGTGTTGTTGAAACTCCTGTATGACAGAGAAGGACGGCCGGACTGTGACCATACCACGGGCGTGAGATCCGTACCCCTGCACCACGGTCTGGTCCGGACCCACGCCTTCAGACACAATCCATGTCAGTACCTGGAGAAATGACATATAGATAAAACTTAATAAGTTAACCAAACTTAAGATAACAGgttaaaatatatttttggtTGCTTTGGGCcagatgaggacaatgtggcactgcactcaagatAGTAACCTATTTCAACAGTtccacatacaaagtaaagaCAGAAGGGAAATGTAGTCTTTGACTTCCCTGACTGAAGTCAGGTATcaatttttacaccttggtggAGTGAGTAAGGTCGTGTGAACAAGTTTCGTGGATAACTACAAATTCAGATACTAACTACATGGATAGTAGAAAAACAAAGCAGCACCTTAGCACGGTCTCCCTCCGCCACGGCCACCTCCATGATCCGCTGGAAGTTGAAGTCGTGTAGGAAGGCCACCACGCCGACCGCCCCGTCCTCGGCCTTGGTGAGGAGCTGGTTGAGGATCGGGCCGAAGTACGCCGCCCCGCGGGCCGTGTTGGACACTTCTACGGACACCGCCACACAGATGCTGGCATCCTGTTTGAGTGCAAAGAAAAGTCGATACCAACTGCCGTTGTGCATGGTGCAAAGTTTTTGCTCCATGAGGGTTAGTGCACACTCATAGAATTAGAGTTATTGTTGGGGTAATAGTTACGTTGGAGGATTAGGGTTATGGGTGACATGTAGGGATTTCGGTTATAGTTACGTTAggcttagggttagggctaCGGTTACTTTATGGTTAGGATTTTGGTTTAGTTAAGATTAGGGTTATGGtcgcctagggttagggttaggttcaCGTTTATTGTTAGGATTATGATTACTTAAGGTTAGGGTTATTTTCCACAGTGCGATCTGTTCTCCCAAAATCTGTTCAGACTGCTCAGCTAAAAGCTATCAAGCTCGAAGTAATGACGCAATTTACTGCCTTCTGGTATACTTGAAACCCCCAAGCAGTGTCGGGCGCCGCGGGACACACATTTGTCATGGGCAAACATTTGGCTTGAAAAACTATGAAAACGACTTAAGTGAAGGAAGGCGTGAAGCAACGCAGGACTgtagtttcagcaccaaggagatgcATATGGACCTTTTACGTTTTTCCGCAATCGACAATATTTTGAGCATTTCATTGTATACCGCTGGTCTGAATCAACGCCTTTTTTACCATATCATACCAGGattctccacacacacacacacacacacacacacacacacacacacacacaaatacacacacacacgcgcgcacgcacatTGCCCAGCACATAgagactgatttttttttaaatggtacCTTTGCCGCACGAGTGAACTCTGCGATGCCCATCCGCCCATAGCTGTCCGCTGACGCCACCGTTGACACATACGTCCAGCCGAGAACTACCAACAGTTCCACCATAGCCTGGAATGGTCATCAATGACATATTCATAGTTTATTTACTATAGTACTAATACTAGTTCACGGACAGTACtatgcactttcgggcgtgattCCTTTGTCGCCCCGTGTGACACTCATTGGATCCAGGGTCATTTTCGGGCCACGGCCGCaccccgggttgaatttaagtcgtaCTTAAAATCAAACCGGGACCGGTAACATATAGgcgccgtgacctacccgtggcGTACACCTAAAATCCACCGGGGCAAGTAGCTTGGCCGTCCGGCCGGGACTACATGCCTTACGGCCACCTTGCTATTGGGACCGAAGCCTCAGTAGGGGTTGTTAAtgttagagaaaaaaaaaactaactatATAACTTTTAAACCACAAGATTACCTGTGCTTGGCTCTTGTCCGAGGATGCTGTCCTCATGAAGTAAGGGAATTTCTCCTTATCGTCCAGTTCTATACTGGTGGCAGTCGGACTGATAACGGGAACCTGTACGGGGGTGAGGACCTCGGACGCCGAGACGGCTGACTGGCTCAGGCTCGGGCCCACCATACCTGCAGTTTACAAGTTAAGGAATATCACAAAGACTGAACATTCCAGAtgatatatacgtatatatacttattaccagtggactagcccgcTTCTGTAGTTATTGCATAGACAAAAAATGATATTATTACTACAACACTACAATCACAGAAAACTAGAATCGGattacagaaacacaaaatacTGTATGACTTAAGATATTATGTTAATTCCGCTGTCAATTAAAAACAGACACTGCATGACAGCAAGAGCAAATTCAGTAGATATACAGTCGCCGAATGGTATTTTGTagaacatacacacatatatttatatatcatGCATATACGCATCTATATACGcattttactctccaagcagaggttggtggagaaCATGGTGatctttttcttatatgccgtctttttgtTTCAGCGAACACGATTTTTTCtaatcaacctctgcttgaagagtgtcgcatataattatatactagtacgtaATACATAAATCTTATATAGTCAGGTTGCAGGTTTTGTATCTTGTAGCCAAAAATGATTATGAAATTTGATGTAACGTACCGACAAACACCCTGTCTCTTGCCGGACACGTGGTTGCGTCGTAGCCGAAGTTGATGTTTTCGGGCTCGGCAAAGCCCACGAGTTCCAGGGTTGATTTGGCCGCCTCGTCTTCTCTTCCACACGTGTCGTAGATCTGGACGTCTGGAGATAAGGTACACAAGTCATCCGTTTACCCTTTGTTTAACAGACAGTTCTCAGTGCAAGACCAAGAAACCACTTTCAGGCACCAAACTAACATCCAGTCACAAACATCAGcgaggacatgctgtactatgcttattcgagcccataacaccgaggaagccacacggcgaaacatgtttgttgtgtgatggttcgaataaagttcctgaacggggaacatgcggctccagcgtattttctgaagatgtggcgtaagtgtgaacggttggcttgaggttgtccttccccacatactatCCAGTCACAAACATCAGGATTGAGAAAATCAGACGACATCGACATCCCGAGATCAAAGACTAACCCTATAGGAGAAGCATGGGAAAGTCCCAAACCGCATTCAGACCCtctatttgatccactcacaccgggaaggaccccttctCTTCTTGTTAAGTTTGGCGGGTTCCTTAACGTGCTCCAGGTGTGGTTTTTCTTAAACACGGGCCTTTCATGATCAATTTAAAGTCATATCCAAGAGACGTCCCTAACCGCAGGTAGGTACGTAACGTTACTCAGTTTCACCTgagttttttttgcattttgcgacttgcagtcgcaatatgccttctggccagtgtagtcgccgttgtgatgttgtgatgttgtgatgttgagatgaacggacctgttcaatccatgccaaacatttgtatacctgttaaaacaggcatttttcaacatgttcgcactagcgcagtggtaaagtttacgcattctaaaccaatgcacccggttcgaatccggggaggtagatttttttcaatttttttttcttttttacatccattaaaatactaatttttacatccatttggccacaccaatttatttctttggttaacggattcgccgcttcgttttttcgccgaatagaaataaaaattaaaaaaaaaaacttaaaaatgccccgcaacagagctcactcaaaaacaggcaatgtgtagtgaaatttgctgcagttcacgcaaattttaacaggtggcgtctagatctgctgcagttcaagcacatatgtgaatctctccatgcgccaatatcaggtttagttactctgttctatttatatgacattctaataactagaaaaaaacgttcacacacgcaaacattggcaaaatgccagcttttttgaAAGCACCTGTTTTTCTCTATTCCAATTGCTATTCATGCTTGTTTGTCTAATATGGCCTTTGTAAAGTCAAGACATACAAGTAATTTGTACTTGAACAATAGAACTTTGCCTCACCAAAAGTTACCCCCGCGACCAGATTTTGATTGGACTGCGACAGTTTATCTACGGCGAACAGCATGGCCTCCACGGTCTCGCCGCCTTTCAGGGAGATGTCCCCGCACTTCTCGTCTCCCGTCCCCGGGTCGTGCACGCGGAACAGCCCGCCGAGTCTGGCGGTGGTCCCCGCTGACTCTGCGAATACGGCCGTGCAGTCCTGGGCCGCCGCACTCGCAAGAACCATCAACAGCACGGCTAGAGACACTCTGTAtctcatctgaaaaaaaatataacaaaaattCTCATTATTTCAATAATTTCTTCTATGATATAACACATCCTCACTCAAAAACCGTAAACAGCCCGGCTAAAGACAATCTGTATCTCGTCTGAagaaaaatataagaaaaattCTCATTATTTCAATCTTTCATTCTTGTATTAACACATCCCTACCCCAAGAACCGTCAACAGCACGGCTAGAGAcaaactgtatatatataatctgaggaaaaatataacaaaaaagtCTCATTATTTCAATCAGTCATTCTATAATAAAATTTCTACCGTAAACTACCAAAAACACATCCCTACTACAAGAAACGTCAACAACACGGCTTGCGACACTTTGTATATCATCTGATGAAAAATATACCATAATTTTTCGTTATTCAATATTTATTCCTCTAATATCATTTATATCGTAAACTACCAAGAACCGTCAACAATACTAGTTGCAATGAGTTTTACAAACCTATAAGAAACTGGTTATGCGAAATGACCAAGTAccaaaacgaaaaaaaaaaaaaactttcatgcAAATGTATCTACATATGGTTTTGGTGATTCAGACACTTTGGAGTTCGCTTAGTGGTCATGATGAGCAATTTTCTCTCCTTTTGTTCGTGGACTGGAGAGGGTGCGTCTGCAAAACAGCGTGATTCACCTTAGGACCGCTGACAAAAGAAGAGACACTCTATTATTCATGACTATCATTAGAGAGTCAGAAAGGGAGGTTCCACACAGTTACAACTCATTCATGAACGAAATTTTTAGAGAGTCAAAAGGGGAGGTTCCACACAATTACATGTCTTTCGTGAACGAAATAGTTTCGCTAATTTAGAGAATGATATGGCAGTGAGGTCAGAGAGATTTTGTTTTCTAAAAACACATTATTCCATAAGCTACTGGAAAAGCAATATAACAACGAAATGATATTATTGATGTCATACCCTTTGGTACATTTATGAAATAGCTTTAATGGCAATAATTTACGTCCTTTTGTATATCCGACCACCAAGTGAATGACAAATTCAGACCCCGTTTAATTATTGATTGTTattatgaatatatatcaaaTTGTCTTCTAAGGGAAAGGTAGAAATCTTGTTTAATGTGAACGGTCACTTAGCAGTAAACTTTAGCGAAAAGTGCCGTAGGAGATAATTCTAACTGTGTAAATCTTGTGATACAATACAGAAGGCAAACGTTCTGGTCTAGGCTTCAGGTATCTCAAAATGTATTTTGCctgtgtatctgtatagccgataGAACTaaccttcagcgtaacacatcagattctgtatctgtatctgtacaaccGGCATAACTGAACGACCTGACACAA contains:
- the LOC118426214 gene encoding metabotropic glutamate receptor 7-like produces the protein MFSTNLCLESMVGPSLSQSAVSASEVLTPVQVPVISPTATSIELDDKEKFPYFMRTASSDKSQAQAMVELLVVLGWTYVSTVASADSYGRMGIAEFTRAAKDASICVAVSVEVSNTARGAAYFGPILNQLLTKAEDGAVGVVAFLHDFNFQRIMEVAVAEGDRAKVLTWIVSEGVGPDQTVVQGYGSHARGMVTVRPSFSVIQEFQQHMETQHAVNRRGINPWFPEYYMELLQCRINHRSIDYTARKYVRFAALPECDSLIMSSGFNQTFVASKTIDAVYAFAYAMRAAQADLCGPNPSGLCDEMRRMTQEEFFRYLQDVYFTGLGGNTVRFDETGNVEAAYDLFNYVDTDNDGEGDTFNRGRL